A window from Dysidea avara chromosome 2, odDysAvar1.4, whole genome shotgun sequence encodes these proteins:
- the LOC136248032 gene encoding uncharacterized protein, whose product MRRTAFANIVKRTKAQTDEQALRSSTLKTLAKRRWTLRGTWTIVLTGQTITWSIIKKTPTSRITKTEDSKKSGSSAATAVVTGDDKVLTEDLLTKLSTDDSLTEDGEVLTEDLLTVDGEVITEDLLTVDDSEVLTEDLLMVDGEVITEDLLTVDGEVITEDLLTVDGEVITEDLLTVDDGEVLTEDLLTVDGEVITEDLLTVDGVVLTEDLLTVDGEVLTEDFLTVDGEVLTEDLLTVDGEILTEDLLTVDGVVLTEDLLTVDGEVLTEDFLTVDGEVLTEDLLTVDGEILTEDLLTVDGEILTEDLLTVDGVVLTEDLLTVDGEVLTEDFLMVDDGEVLTEDLLTVDGEVITEDLLTVDGVVLTEDLLTVDGEVLTEDFLTVDGEVLTEDLLTVDGEILTEDLLTVDGVVLTEDLLTVDGEVLTEDFLTVDGEVLTEDLLTVDGEVLTEDLLTVDGEILTEDLLTVDGVVLTEDLLTVDGEVLTEDLLTIDGELGGEITIEDLLTKDGGALTKDLLTGTGEVLIETLLTEAADSVQATTGAKTLPVSKVSTKQDDVLRLAKATLGCITDNA is encoded by the exons ATGCGTAGAACAGCTTTTGCAAACATAGTCAAACGAACAAAAGCCCAAACAGATGAGCAAGCTTTACGTAGTTCAACACTTAAGACCCTGGCTAAAAGAAGGTGGACACTACGAGGAACATGGACAATAGTATTAACAGGACAAACCATAACATGGTCCATCATAAAG AAGACCCCTACATCCAGAATTACGAAAAC GGAAGATAGCAAAAAATCTGGATCATCAGCTGCAACAGCTGTAGTAACTGGAGATGATAAAGTATTAACTGAAGATTTGCTGACTAAATTATCAACTGATGACTCACTAACTGAAGAtggtgaagtattaactgaggacttgctgactgtagatggtgaagtaataactgaggacttgctgactgtagatg atagtgaagtattaactgaggacttgctgatggtagatggtgaagtaataactgaggacttgctgacagTAGACGGTGAAGtaataactgaggacttgctgacggtagatggtgaagtaataactgaggacttgctgactgtagatg atggtgaagtactaactgaggacttgctgactgtagatggtgaagtaataactgaggacttgctgacggtaGATGGTGTAGTATTAACTGAAGACTTGCTgacggtagatggtgaagtactaactgaggactttctgacggtagatggtgaagtactaactgaggacttgctgactgtagatggtgaaatATTAACTGAAGACTTGCTGACGGTAGATGGTGTAGTATTAACTGAAGACTTGCTgacggtagatggtgaagtactaactgaggactttctgacggtagatggtgaagtattaactgaagacttgctgacggtagatggtgaaatactaactgaggacttgctgactgtagatggtgaaatATTAACTGAAGACTTGCTGACGGTAGATGGTGTAGTATTAACTGAAGACTTGCTgacggtagatggtgaagtactaactgaggactttctgatggtagatg atggtgaagtactaactgaggacttgctgactgtagatggtgaagtaataactgaggacttgctgacggtaGATGGTGTAGTATTAACTGAAGACTTGCTgacggtagatggtgaagtactaactgaggactttctgacggtagatggtgaagtactaactgaggacttgctgactgtagatggtgaaatATTAACTGAAGACTTGCTGACGGTAGATGGTGTAGTATTAACTGAAGACTTGCTgacggtagatggtgaagtactaactgaggactttctgacggtagatggtgaagtattaactgaagacttgctgacggtagatggtgaagtactaactgaggacttgctgactgtagatggtgaaatATTAACTGAAGACTTGCTGACGGTAGATGGTGTAGTATTAACTGaagacttgctgactgtagatggtgaagtactaactgaggacttgctgactatagatggtgaa ctAGGTGGTGAAATAACAATTGAGGATTTGCTGACTAAAGATGGTGGAGCACTAACTAAGGACTTGTTGACTGGCACTGGTGAAGTGTTAATTGAAACATTGCTGACAGAAGCAGCTGACTCAGTACAAGCAACCACAGGAGCCAAAACCTTACCAGTATCCAAAGTATCCACTAAGCAAGACGATGTACTAAGACTAGCTAAAGCAACACTAGGCTGTATAACAGACAACGCGTAA
- the LOC136244455 gene encoding methyl-CpG-binding domain protein 1-like isoform X2, giving the protein MPRGKSLERQWRFVKTTKPPGRKKNGNVLRYADSEEKMQIIQKLESDQNSESSQETDYKETSQVPSQPPQDNQQHTDNQEYTDSQEHTTPCASKKADTGHKRTRCGNCLGCTSSNCGSCKYCQDNPRFGGPGKLKQACAKRKCTKMQKNVLPFSKFTKATRPTCSRYDCSR; this is encoded by the exons ATGCCACGTGGAAAGTCCCTGGAGAGACAGTGGAGGTTTGTAAAAACCACAAAACCACCTGGTAGAAAAAAGAATGGCAATGTCCTAAG GTATGCTGACTCAGAAGAGAAAATGCAAATTATTCAAAAACTTGAAAGTGATCAGAATTCA GAGAGCAGTCAAGAAACAGATTACAAAGAGACATCACAGGTGCCATCACAACCACCACAAG ATAACCAACAGCATACAGACAACCAAGAGTATACAGATAGCCAAGAGCATACAACACCATGTGCCAGTAAGAAAGCTGATACAG GTCACAAGCGAACCAGATGTGGAAATTGTCTTGGGTGCACTTCATCTAATTGTGGATCCTGCAAATACTGCCAAGATAATCCCAGGTTTGGTGGGCCAGGCAAGCTCAAACAAGCATGTGCTAAACGGAAATGTACCAAAATGCAAA AGAATGTGCTCCCCTTTTCCAAGTTTACTAAAGCCACCCGGCCTACATGTTCCAGATATGATTGTTCCCGATGA
- the LOC136244455 gene encoding uncharacterized protein isoform X1 — protein sequence MPRGKSLERQWRFVKTTKPPGRKKNGNVLRYADSEEKMQIIQKLESDQNSKCWSRRAVKKQITKRHHRCHHNHHKITNSIQTTKSIQIAKSIQHHVPVRKLIQVTSEPDVEIVLGALHLIVDPANTAKIIPGLVGQASSNKHVLNGNVPKCKVSPLLTASRQRAQQKQPDDQLTINKYPSEEVMRRMCSPFPSLLKPPGLHVPDMIVPDDLNPTSATQTGYTILRPFLNGQGREITRVLGDGNCLFRAISQASC from the exons ATGCCACGTGGAAAGTCCCTGGAGAGACAGTGGAGGTTTGTAAAAACCACAAAACCACCTGGTAGAAAAAAGAATGGCAATGTCCTAAG GTATGCTGACTCAGAAGAGAAAATGCAAATTATTCAAAAACTTGAAAGTGATCAGAATTCA AAGTGTTGGTCTAGGAGAGCAGTCAAGAAACAGATTACAAAGAGACATCACAGGTGCCATCACAACCACCACAAG ATAACCAACAGCATACAGACAACCAAGAGTATACAGATAGCCAAGAGCATACAACACCATGTGCCAGTAAGAAAGCTGATACAG GTCACAAGCGAACCAGATGTGGAAATTGTCTTGGGTGCACTTCATCTAATTGTGGATCCTGCAAATACTGCCAAGATAATCCCAGGTTTGGTGGGCCAGGCAAGCTCAAACAAGCATGTGCTAAACGGAAATGTACCAAAATGCAAAGTAAGTCCACTGTTAACAGCCTCCAGACAAAGAGCCCAGCAAAAACAACCAG ATGATCAGcttacaataaataaatatccCAGTGAAGAAGTTATGAGG AGAATGTGCTCCCCTTTTCCAAGTTTACTAAAGCCACCCGGCCTACATGTTCCAGATATGATTGTTCCCGATGACTTGAATCCAACATCAGCTACTCAAACTGGATATACTATTTTAAGGCCATTCCTTAATGGACAAGGCAGAGAGATAACCAGAGTTTTGGGAGATGGAAACTGTTTGTTCAGGGCCATCTCTCAAGCAAGTTGCTAA